The DNA region TGCACGCACGACTTCGCCGTTCATGTAGTCGTTGGTCAGAAGTTCCATCACCATCGAGGCGAGTTCGTCTGCAAATCCAAGTCGCTTGGGGAACAGAACGCTCTGGCCGAGCTTCGCCTTGAAGGCTTCGCTGGCTTCTCCCTGACCGTAAATCGGGGTATCGAACAGACCGGGGGCGATCGTGTTGACGCGCACGCCGATCGCCGACAGGTCCCGGGCGATGGGAAGCGTCATTCCGACGACACCCCCCTTTGAAGCCGAGTAGGCACATTGTCCGATCTGGCCGTCGAAGGCCGCAACCGAAGCCATGTTGACGATGGCACCGCGTTGGCCCTGGTCGTCCAGCGGCTCCATCTTGGCCATCATCGCGGCTGCCAGTCGAATGCAATTGAACGTGCCGAGAAGATTTACCCGAATCACGAACTCGAAGGCTTCGTAGTTGAAGGGTTCACCCTTGCGATCAACCGTGCGCCCGGCATTGCCGATCCCGGCGCCGTTGACGAGTACGCGCAACGGCGCCAAACCCACTGCCGTCTCCACGGCCACCTGAACCTGCTCTGCATTGGATACGTCGGCCTTGACGAATTCGCCGCTGAGATCGCTCGCGACTTGCTTGCCCTTCTCTTCGTTCATGTCGAGGATCACGCATTTTGCTCCAGCAGCTGCCAGTCTGCGGGCACATGCTTCACCGAGTCCAGAGCCACCACCGGTGATGAGAGCCGAGCCGTTCGAAACGTCCATCTTGCTACTCCCTAGTCTTCTAAAAACACCCGGCCCATATTTTCGCGCAGGCGGTTGAGTAATTGTGCGAGTTCGCGCCGTTCCTTGCGCGAGATCCCCGCGCGCAGTTCGGCTCGCAATTTTTCGTCGATCTTCAATACCTGGCGGACGACCTCACCCCCCGAAGGCGTGACCGCCACCAACCAGACGCGACGATCGCCGGGCTTCGGGCGACGCTCGACGAGTTCCAGTTGCTCGAGAGAATCGACCAGGGATCCCATGGCCGCGCGCCCGATTCCCAGA from Myxococcales bacterium includes:
- a CDS encoding SDR family NAD(P)-dependent oxidoreductase translates to MDVSNGSALITGGGSGLGEACARRLAAAGAKCVILDMNEEKGKQVASDLSGEFVKADVSNAEQVQVAVETAVGLAPLRVLVNGAGIGNAGRTVDRKGEPFNYEAFEFVIRVNLLGTFNCIRLAAAMMAKMEPLDDQGQRGAIVNMASVAAFDGQIGQCAYSASKGGVVGMTLPIARDLSAIGVRVNTIAPGLFDTPIYGQGEASEAFKAKLGQSVLFPKRLGFADELASMVMELLTNDYMNGEVVRADGGVRLPPK
- a CDS encoding MarR family transcriptional regulator, with the translated sequence MAKTSSHELDAPPWLRVEATLMSLSRDIRRAYDLRLQELGLNLSEASTLAYTQESGPLMQADLARHLGIGRAAMGSLVDSLEQLELVERRPKPGDRRVWLVAVTPSGGEVVRQVLKIDEKLRAELRAGISRKERRELAQLLNRLRENMGRVFLED